The proteins below are encoded in one region of candidate division WOR-3 bacterium:
- a CDS encoding T9SS type A sorting domain-containing protein gives MSNYKKIIGGMLITTFLLAGYITPTVKTHFVIEKDVVSSLDYYLASPPAYTTLTIEFVDTMPNQYSTLYTAEKPINTSPDQSCVFFTYRRLSDNPNYPGSGRLALTFTKDGGMTWSRVWPYNDDGGGRYPQVGPWMGNSDTFICSYANVTPGYGASIATVPSDGDLSQGNIIKYYYATTPFVGFQSFATGSNDLANYVNWMIGADNNYFTHWWWRLGFIDPDPPATVFPNHPGEAWNTDYLGGTLAALVSPDTVKVSYDDGATWSSIVLNAQIPVDTFTFSYDNSQHIVNAFWWTNYWDFALLDASTPVALFSTTCLFTNPIIFGTADTFVAGNGLYLVTPTATYTVIDPDENIPFVNCELTIDHVNNVYYVTYVGYHTIDYVDGSRYGWTDIYVKYSTDGGVTWSAPINITRDEAGQPTDDKIEHQVHTVKHVFGGDKVWLLFNVVKGWDGAMAGYDIHYGVYRLGAVDQTYILTGYYPLMSVGEGSRSFVKSSGLKFSGNVYRNGTVRFISPYDGKMVFELYDLNGRKVETRNLFVNSGTNELRFKNLKSGVYLLKYRGSSEGTYKFLVSE, from the coding sequence ATGAGTAATTATAAAAAAATAATAGGAGGAATGCTAATAACTACATTCCTCCTTGCAGGCTATATAACTCCTACTGTGAAGACACATTTTGTTATTGAGAAAGATGTGGTGAGTTCTCTTGACTATTATCTTGCATCCCCTCCTGCATATACCACCTTAACAATAGAGTTTGTTGATACAATGCCCAACCAGTATTCAACCCTTTATACTGCTGAAAAACCCATTAACACGTCTCCTGACCAATCCTGTGTTTTCTTCACTTATAGAAGATTATCAGATAATCCAAACTATCCAGGTTCAGGTAGATTAGCTCTTACATTTACAAAGGATGGTGGAATGACATGGAGCAGGGTATGGCCATACAATGATGATGGTGGAGGAAGGTATCCACAGGTTGGTCCATGGATGGGTAACTCTGATACATTCATATGCTCTTATGCAAATGTTACTCCTGGTTATGGTGCTTCAATAGCAACTGTTCCATCAGATGGTGACCTCAGTCAGGGGAATATTATAAAGTATTATTATGCAACGACTCCCTTTGTCGGTTTTCAGAGTTTTGCAACTGGTTCAAATGACCTTGCCAATTATGTAAACTGGATGATAGGTGCTGATAATAACTATTTTACTCACTGGTGGTGGAGGTTAGGGTTTATTGATCCAGATCCTCCAGCAACAGTATTTCCTAACCATCCTGGTGAAGCTTGGAATACTGATTATTTAGGTGGAACACTTGCAGCACTTGTAAGTCCTGATACAGTAAAAGTTTCTTATGATGATGGTGCGACCTGGTCAAGTATTGTTCTTAATGCGCAGATTCCTGTTGATACATTTACTTTTTCTTATGATAATTCACAACATATTGTTAATGCTTTCTGGTGGACTAATTATTGGGATTTTGCACTTTTGGATGCTTCAACACCAGTAGCGCTTTTCTCTACAACCTGTTTATTTACCAATCCTATTATTTTTGGGACAGCGGATACTTTTGTTGCGGGTAATGGTCTTTATCTTGTGACTCCGACAGCGACATATACAGTGATTGATCCTGATGAGAATATTCCTTTTGTTAACTGTGAGTTAACAATTGATCATGTTAATAATGTTTATTATGTTACATATGTTGGTTATCATACGATTGATTATGTTGATGGTTCAAGGTATGGATGGACTGATATTTATGTTAAGTATTCGACGGATGGTGGGGTGACATGGAGTGCGCCGATAAATATAACAAGGGATGAAGCAGGTCAGCCGACGGATGATAAGATAGAGCATCAGGTTCATACAGTGAAGCATGTATTTGGAGGGGATAAGGTGTGGTTACTCTTTAATGTTGTGAAGGGATGGGATGGAGCTATGGCTGGTTATGATATACACTATGGAGTATACAGGCTTGGAGCAGTGGATCAGACTTATATTCTTACAGGTTATTATCCTCTTATGAGTGTTGGAGAGGGTTCAAGGTCTTTTGTTAAGAGTTCTGGGCTTAAATTTAGTGGTAATGTATACAGGAATGGAACAGTTAGATTTATTTCACCTTACGATGGGAAAATGGTGTTTGAGCTTTATGATTTGAATGGAAGGAAGGTTGAAACAAGGAATCTTTTTGTAAATTCTGGAACCAATGAACTCAGATTTAAGAATTTAAAGTCTGGAGTATATTTACTGAAATACAGAGGTTCATCTGAGGGAACTTACAAGTTTCTTGTTTCTGAATAA
- a CDS encoding T9SS type A sorting domain-containing protein, giving the protein MKRLIFISLLMVGSVFSFNKITSKSGGVQVLKGPRAIFNQTIPEAWNWMSNYGFMGGEGAGNLWGLSWPGGAAVNNYYLWLSYFLVGAKVGNEYYVTQADYTANEWSPCENFKEYVGPGKSVVDIVVCFNDCKSNSRNSPGRHLGVKVLWRVLTWPNEPYNDFIAYELYITFNKDSSDIPGIGNQLDSFFVGMWYDCDVSGADASNPHIDDLVHFTGWTNNEWSNNFKFPPHSDKVSFYGVKDSFLTFSDGIDDNYFIWGDDEMEHIGTTCVSKIPVRKPDNTYDTVLGYLIPYGMSYIYDGDDPAVPGNDEGEGGKSAGYCFGAFIYTPPSVSDSIWIDNGDTCRIVRPFSHQWWNWESDPGTDLDRYRYMKGKHPATQGYRYAPHPYDLNASEFDYRFLNTVGPYTLRSGDTLKFVWIAGVGQGLDGGMDNYWGRGWLRGARQTLEWAYRAYYAGNPGDPAHPTAPKFDPAKDNHWKIPIPPPAPLLKYQLTKKGVLLVWDNSAEAYVDPLKQRPDFLLYRVYRSIFEPRNFKLLADIKRDEIGRISHSYVDTTAQVGFPYYYVVTAMDEDSLESPMVNYKKNPDGSAVPLYITTEPAEKGDLSQVKVVPNPFLGSAKWSATELYSKIEFQNLPPICKIYIFTASGKLVRMLDHKNLTGTESWDLLNENGVKVSSGLYYYKVETPEGNSKVGKFVILD; this is encoded by the coding sequence ATGAAGAGATTAATTTTTATAAGCCTTTTGATGGTTGGGAGTGTTTTTTCCTTCAATAAAATTACCTCAAAGTCAGGCGGAGTTCAGGTTTTAAAGGGTCCTCGAGCGATATTTAACCAGACAATACCTGAAGCCTGGAACTGGATGAGTAATTATGGATTTATGGGTGGGGAGGGTGCTGGTAATTTATGGGGATTATCATGGCCAGGTGGTGCTGCAGTAAACAATTATTACTTATGGCTTTCCTATTTTCTTGTTGGGGCAAAGGTTGGTAATGAATATTATGTAACTCAGGCTGATTATACAGCAAATGAATGGTCTCCTTGTGAAAATTTTAAGGAGTATGTTGGTCCTGGAAAGTCAGTTGTTGATATTGTTGTATGTTTTAATGATTGTAAGTCAAATTCAAGGAATTCTCCTGGTAGGCATCTTGGTGTAAAGGTTTTATGGAGAGTTCTTACCTGGCCTAATGAACCTTACAATGATTTTATAGCCTATGAACTTTATATAACATTTAATAAGGATTCTTCAGATATTCCAGGTATAGGAAATCAGTTAGATTCCTTTTTTGTAGGGATGTGGTATGATTGTGATGTTTCCGGTGCTGATGCAAGTAACCCGCATATTGATGACCTTGTTCATTTTACAGGTTGGACAAATAATGAGTGGAGCAACAATTTTAAATTCCCACCACATTCTGATAAGGTAAGCTTCTATGGAGTAAAAGATTCATTCTTAACTTTCTCAGATGGTATAGATGACAATTACTTCATATGGGGTGATGATGAGATGGAACATATAGGAACAACCTGTGTATCAAAGATACCTGTTAGAAAACCGGATAACACTTATGATACTGTTTTAGGTTATCTTATTCCCTATGGTATGAGTTATATTTATGATGGAGATGATCCTGCTGTTCCCGGAAATGATGAGGGTGAAGGTGGAAAGTCTGCTGGTTATTGTTTTGGAGCTTTCATTTATACTCCTCCCTCAGTTTCTGATTCTATATGGATTGATAATGGGGACACATGCAGGATTGTGAGACCATTTTCTCATCAGTGGTGGAACTGGGAATCTGACCCTGGAACTGACCTTGATAGATACAGATACATGAAAGGAAAACATCCTGCAACCCAGGGATATAGATACGCTCCCCATCCCTATGATTTAAATGCATCAGAGTTTGATTATAGATTTTTAAATACAGTTGGACCATATACCCTTAGAAGTGGAGATACTTTGAAATTTGTATGGATTGCCGGTGTTGGTCAGGGTTTAGATGGTGGAATGGATAATTACTGGGGAAGGGGATGGTTGAGAGGTGCAAGACAAACACTTGAGTGGGCATACAGGGCATATTATGCTGGTAATCCTGGAGACCCTGCTCATCCTACAGCTCCAAAGTTTGACCCTGCAAAAGATAATCACTGGAAAATCCCAATTCCGCCTCCTGCACCACTTTTAAAGTATCAGTTAACAAAAAAAGGTGTTCTTCTTGTATGGGATAATTCTGCAGAAGCGTATGTGGATCCTTTAAAGCAAAGACCTGACTTTTTACTTTATAGAGTATATAGAAGTATTTTTGAACCAAGGAATTTTAAACTCTTAGCAGATATAAAAAGAGATGAGATTGGTAGAATCTCTCATAGTTATGTGGATACAACTGCACAGGTTGGATTTCCTTACTATTATGTTGTGACAGCAATGGATGAGGATTCTCTTGAATCTCCAATGGTGAATTACAAGAAAAATCCTGATGGAAGTGCAGTTCCTCTTTATATTACGACGGAACCTGCTGAAAAAGGAGATCTTTCACAGGTAAAAGTTGTTCCTAATCCTTTCCTTGGTTCAGCAAAATGGTCTGCAACTGAGTTATACAGTAAAATTGAATTTCAGAACCTTCCTCCTATTTGTAAGATTTATATATTTACAGCCAGTGGAAAACTTGTAAGGATGCTTGACCATAAGAATTTAACAGGGACAGAATCCTGGGACCTTTTAAATGAAAACGGAGTTAAGGTTTCTTCAGGATTATATTACTATAAAGTTGAGACTCCTGAAGGTAATTCAAAGGTTGGAAAGTTTGTAATACTTGATTAA
- a CDS encoding PorV/PorQ family protein: MRKFLTPLLLFPLLLFAQQKVGFVGADFLSIPLLPEAMSMGGAYTAVSSGASSVFWNPSGTADVKGYEIYTGYTMWFEDTKVPYLSFVKSQGLYGNFGLFFSGFFSGNLEEWTVEGPTGNTFSYNAYQIGLNYSRYFTDRFTAGVSIKMVRENYGPYSSTQGVAFDAGTLFNTGLYTIKLGMAFLNLGPELKPDGKYIQYIYEGGDMRENEREFMSYPLPTTFKLGIAFEPYTSKFLKVTGAIELLHPTDYNESFHAGIRFDFNTIYISTGYYYLIGQRVIEEKFNEGGFSLGFGLNAPTRLGTIKINYSFNDMGILPDVNRFSINFSL; this comes from the coding sequence ATGAGAAAGTTTTTAACTCCCCTTCTTTTATTCCCCCTTTTGCTTTTTGCACAGCAAAAGGTGGGATTTGTGGGTGCTGATTTTCTTTCTATTCCCCTTTTGCCTGAAGCAATGTCTATGGGTGGTGCTTACACTGCTGTTTCAAGTGGTGCTTCAAGTGTTTTCTGGAACCCATCTGGAACTGCTGATGTAAAAGGTTATGAAATTTATACTGGTTATACTATGTGGTTTGAAGATACAAAGGTTCCTTATCTTTCTTTTGTTAAAAGTCAAGGGCTTTATGGGAATTTTGGTTTATTTTTCTCTGGTTTCTTCTCAGGAAATCTTGAAGAATGGACTGTTGAAGGTCCTACCGGAAATACTTTCAGTTATAATGCTTATCAGATTGGGTTGAACTATTCAAGGTATTTTACAGATAGATTTACAGCAGGTGTATCTATTAAGATGGTTAGAGAAAATTACGGACCCTATTCTTCAACTCAGGGAGTTGCTTTCGATGCTGGGACTCTTTTTAATACTGGACTTTATACAATAAAACTTGGAATGGCATTTTTAAATCTTGGACCTGAGCTTAAACCTGATGGTAAATATATTCAGTATATTTATGAAGGAGGTGATATGAGGGAAAATGAAAGGGAGTTTATGAGCTATCCTTTGCCAACGACTTTTAAATTAGGAATTGCTTTTGAACCCTATACTTCAAAGTTTTTAAAGGTAACAGGTGCTATAGAGCTTTTGCATCCAACAGATTATAATGAGAGTTTTCATGCAGGAATTAGATTTGATTTTAATACAATTTATATTTCAACAGGCTACTATTATCTTATAGGTCAGAGGGTAATAGAGGAAAAGTTTAACGAGGGAGGTTTTTCACTTGGTTTTGGGTTGAATGCACCAACAAGGTTAGGAACTATAAAGATTAATTATTCCTTTAATGATATGGGAATTTTGCCTGATGTTAATAGATTTTCTATTAACTTCAGTTTATAA
- a CDS encoding T9SS type A sorting domain-containing protein: MKKLFLLSLILFLPLHSYTIGQKKSQIFLRWGITLAFYPQDIIARVIDKVQYEEGGTLKDLNFVVWTPYEKIPVKRFKINKISGNLPQRKYGWLIASGIGIYRTSSLDNTNLLAFSKIIPGKIIDFDVSYKKSGSVYIPQNVFAVDSMGNILLYNSTTFTVSVIDTNLNPLSISLVTGKIDTIIYAGRSDGVYFAKINDNYQTWTKVGNLSERVDILYATSSFILAATPSGLFRWDGTNWTQINNLTINSIKGTGLPNSRIYMGTTSGAYYSDDNGLTWVSINAFSGKDVISLTEKTSGSYPGLGTFFAVIRNEGVYDDLGNHFTSGLNAFLNYGALNGFDVESDNYNRIWYACEAGLFYLKDLGGGNYGWNFNPGIEEQYDPQKPETSTMIGINVADEIVNAFLSAFKPLFSDTLYIDLEKIKSIFLNYFGSSYPEDTFHFVINPYLVTPPDPDGSPPYKPSDIMPVSLFTLHDKWQDNSQGLKDAIYVKVGFELLGKVGGFLSLTDLEKKFVFDYQFVNRGLFNLKPKENKLVRKGFATLLIGNYKYEVDQAPITGIPGIFDFTEYYDSTGTNVDMNNISKYHGEGEPEANEYSTARIFTLLEYIKEKYGISKIKELFSDTSTSLERFKPYISQWAIANAKKDYTLFVPFPKEESTTELRYAFIEQEPFSYVIYNHNPDASTHILRFSFPDDASYFDAQGNWFSPIEVWNINYKVDNTIEVTKLFPDNTLRHTYFVLLNDNTVSLKQQIVVVNTDLERVFSTARGRDLEVPYPILMVFQNPAIDNFVDVYLWSRRKVYKDVNEEGVELTISEGGRVIDVDENLTNLAGSAPIALFTTSKELQRKSAIYNFNAYVEDTTGNGTNIVVSVPVFYVTGGGIFASSDGSIKVNIPSNINNSFMLTLSRNDKIAFDYIIPGSAEGYSDIITIGRNGKVISSNFRVEIIDPSLKNEGVTLYRYESGIGWIPVEGIVDRNEGKFLFETNTFGVFQVRSGGGGLNTPLIKAPPIMKKEEAKISFYIPVKKNVELSIYNSSGRKISKLLKGEKEPGIYEFTLNIPSQGTYFIVADIEGFSTIKKKVIVFDSK; encoded by the coding sequence ATGAAGAAATTATTTTTGTTATCCTTGATACTTTTTTTGCCTTTACATTCTTATACAATAGGTCAAAAAAAATCACAGATCTTCTTGAGATGGGGTATAACACTTGCTTTTTATCCTCAGGATATAATTGCAAGGGTAATTGACAAAGTTCAATATGAAGAAGGAGGAACTTTAAAAGATTTGAACTTTGTTGTATGGACTCCTTATGAAAAAATTCCAGTAAAAAGATTTAAAATTAATAAAATATCCGGTAATTTACCTCAAAGGAAATATGGATGGTTAATAGCTTCTGGAATAGGTATTTATAGAACATCTTCTCTTGATAATACAAATCTTCTTGCCTTTTCAAAGATTATTCCTGGTAAAATAATTGATTTTGACGTATCATATAAAAAGAGTGGTTCAGTTTATATCCCTCAAAATGTTTTTGCTGTAGATTCTATGGGGAATATTTTGTTATATAATTCAACAACATTTACTGTTTCAGTAATAGACACGAATCTTAATCCTTTATCAATTTCGCTTGTGACTGGAAAGATTGATACTATTATTTATGCTGGAAGAAGTGATGGTGTTTATTTTGCTAAAATTAATGACAATTATCAAACCTGGACTAAAGTGGGTAATTTAAGTGAGAGAGTAGATATTCTTTATGCGACAAGTTCTTTTATTCTTGCTGCTACCCCTTCAGGTTTATTTAGATGGGATGGAACAAACTGGACTCAGATAAATAATTTAACTATTAATTCAATTAAAGGGACAGGATTACCAAACAGCAGAATATATATGGGGACAACTTCAGGGGCTTATTATTCTGATGATAATGGATTAACCTGGGTTTCAATAAATGCTTTTTCTGGCAAAGATGTTATTTCACTTACTGAAAAAACTTCAGGTTCCTATCCAGGTCTTGGAACTTTCTTTGCTGTTATAAGGAATGAGGGAGTTTATGATGACCTTGGAAATCATTTTACATCAGGTCTTAATGCATTTCTTAATTATGGTGCTTTAAATGGTTTTGATGTTGAATCGGATAATTATAATAGAATATGGTATGCTTGTGAGGCAGGACTTTTTTATCTTAAAGATTTGGGAGGAGGTAATTACGGGTGGAATTTCAATCCTGGAATTGAGGAACAGTATGACCCACAAAAGCCTGAAACTTCAACTATGATAGGGATAAATGTTGCTGATGAGATTGTAAATGCTTTCCTTTCTGCATTTAAACCTTTATTTAGTGATACTCTCTATATAGATTTAGAAAAAATCAAATCTATTTTTTTAAATTACTTTGGTTCTTCTTATCCTGAAGATACTTTCCATTTTGTTATTAATCCTTATTTAGTTACTCCTCCTGATCCCGACGGGAGTCCTCCTTACAAACCTTCTGATATAATGCCTGTATCCCTCTTTACCTTGCATGATAAGTGGCAGGATAATAGTCAAGGGCTAAAAGATGCCATATATGTAAAAGTTGGTTTTGAACTACTTGGAAAAGTTGGTGGTTTTCTATCTCTTACAGATCTTGAAAAGAAATTTGTATTTGATTATCAGTTTGTCAACAGGGGACTCTTTAATTTAAAACCAAAGGAAAATAAGCTTGTAAGAAAAGGTTTTGCTACTCTATTAATAGGTAATTACAAATATGAGGTGGATCAGGCTCCTATAACTGGAATTCCTGGTATTTTTGATTTTACTGAATATTATGATTCTACTGGAACAAATGTAGATATGAATAATATTTCAAAGTATCACGGGGAAGGAGAACCTGAGGCTAATGAATATAGCACTGCAAGAATATTTACCCTTTTAGAATATATAAAGGAAAAGTATGGAATATCAAAAATTAAAGAACTCTTTAGCGACACTTCAACATCTTTAGAAAGATTTAAACCTTACATTTCTCAATGGGCAATTGCTAATGCAAAAAAGGATTATACCTTATTTGTTCCTTTCCCAAAAGAGGAATCTACAACAGAGTTGAGATATGCATTTATTGAACAAGAGCCTTTTTCATATGTAATTTATAATCATAATCCTGATGCAAGCACACATATACTTAGATTTAGTTTTCCCGATGATGCTTCCTATTTTGATGCTCAGGGAAACTGGTTTTCACCTATTGAGGTTTGGAATATAAATTATAAAGTTGATAATACAATAGAGGTAACTAAACTTTTCCCTGATAATACCTTGAGACATACATATTTTGTTCTTTTGAATGATAATACTGTATCCTTGAAACAGCAAATTGTGGTTGTAAATACTGATCTTGAAAGAGTTTTCAGCACGGCAAGGGGAAGAGATTTAGAAGTTCCATACCCCATTTTGATGGTTTTCCAGAACCCTGCTATTGATAACTTTGTTGATGTATATCTCTGGAGTAGAAGAAAGGTTTATAAAGATGTTAATGAGGAAGGTGTGGAGCTTACAATTTCAGAAGGTGGAAGGGTTATTGATGTTGATGAAAATCTTACAAACCTTGCAGGTTCTGCTCCAATTGCTCTATTTACCACATCAAAGGAACTTCAGAGGAAAAGTGCTATATATAACTTTAATGCTTATGTGGAAGATACAACAGGAAATGGAACCAATATTGTTGTTTCTGTTCCTGTTTTTTATGTAACTGGAGGTGGTATTTTTGCTTCTTCTGATGGTTCTATTAAAGTTAATATTCCATCCAATATCAATAATTCCTTTATGCTTACGCTTTCAAGAAATGATAAAATTGCTTTTGATTACATTATTCCTGGTTCAGCAGAAGGTTATTCAGATATTATAACAATTGGGCGCAATGGAAAAGTAATTTCTTCTAACTTTAGAGTGGAGATTATTGATCCTTCATTGAAAAATGAGGGAGTTACCCTTTACAGATATGAAAGTGGGATTGGTTGGATTCCTGTTGAAGGAATTGTTGATAGGAACGAGGGGAAATTCCTCTTTGAGACAAACACTTTTGGAGTATTCCAGGTAAGAAGCGGCGGAGGAGGTTTAAATACTCCATTGATAAAAGCACCACCTATTATGAAGAAAGAGGAGGCAAAAATTTCCTTTTATATTCCTGTTAAAAAGAATGTTGAATTATCTATTTATAATTCATCAGGAAGAAAGATTTCTAAACTACTTAAAGGTGAAAAAGAGCCTGGAATTTATGAATTTACTCTTAATATTCCTTCTCAGGGCACTTATTTCATAGTAGCTGATATAGAGGGATTTTCAACAATTAAAAAGAAAGTTATTGTTTTTGATTCTAAATAA